The following DNA comes from Maylandia zebra isolate NMK-2024a linkage group LG6, Mzebra_GT3a, whole genome shotgun sequence.
TCATACGAATATTTTTACCAATAATTCGAGAGACGTGACACGAAAACAAGCCGCGAGCGAGAGAAGAACCACGAGAGCTCTGAAATGATCTCCGTGCTTCAAAGTGATGGCCGTGGATGTCGTGTAAACGTTCACGGATGGTGATTGTTTGCTTTTGCTGCTCGACCCTTGTAGGCCAAGTTCGATGCCGAGATGCCCAGCGAAACCCTCAGTAAGATCCACCTGGTCGATCTGGCCGGCAGCGAGCGAGCCGACGCCACTGGAGCCACCGGCGTCCGACTGAAGGAGGGCGGGAACATCAACAAGTCGCTGGTCACCCTGGGCAACGTCATCTCTGCTTTAGGTCAGGAGCGGTTTGACTTCAGGGGCGGGGTTAACTGTTTTTAATCTTAGATTTTGTTTCCGTTGTGTCATCAgtgcttcagtttttgttttcaggGATGGAGTCAAAGTCGGGCGCCTCGTTAAAGCCGCCGATTGCTCCTCatcctcattctgactgacggATGTTTCTCGTTCCAGCCGACATGTCGCAGGGCGGCGTGAACACCAACCTGAAGAAGAAGTCGGTGTTCGTTCCCTACAGAGACTCGGTGCTGACGTGGCTGCTGAAGGACAGCCTGGGCGGAAACTCCAAGACCATCATGATCGCCAGTGAGCAGAAAACACGAAGTGAACGTATGCGAGTGTCCGAGAGCGCCCCGAGAAAACGCAATCTCCTTCTGTTTCAGCCATTTCTCCCGCCGACGTAAATTACGGCGAGACGCTCAGCACTCTGCGCTACGCCAACCGAGCCAAGAACATCATCAACAAACCCACCATCAACGAGGACGCCAACGTCAGGCTGATCCGAGAACTGCGGGCTGAAATCGCCCGGCTCAAAGCTCTGTTGGTTCAGGGCAACCAGGTAAGAACTACAAACATGGCGGTTGTTGTGCAGGACTGCAGCATCTTCCTCTGTGCCTTTTAAAGTGATGCGTGTTGCCTGCGGCCTCGGAAACAGGAAGCCGTCCGGTTCCCGAGGCCGCAGACTGAGCGCGCTCAGTAGCTTGGTGGTTTCTGTTTGTCAGATCGCTCTGCTGGACTCGCCCACCGCTCTGAGCATGGAGGAGAAGCTGCACCAGAATGAAGCCCGGGTGAGTCTCACGCCGTCCGGCAGCTTGACCGCCGTTACGTTTACAGCTGAGAGCAGAAGCAGCTGACGCTCTGCTGTTTGCAGGTCTTGGAGCTGACTAAAGAGTGGACCAACAAATGGAACGAGACTCAAAACATCCTCAAGGTAGCGGCGAGCGTTGACCATCCGGCCCCCCTCGGagcagatgtttgttttttgtggctgAAGTTGTAAAATGTTGCAGGAGGAGACGCTCGCTCTGAGGAAAGAGGGCATCGGCGTGGTGCTGGACTCCGAGCTGCCTCACCTCATCGGCATCGACGACGACCTCCTCAGCACTGGCATCATCCTCTACCATTTAAAGGTCAGCGCGCTCCCGGACTCACCTTTAGATTAGTGATCGTTTATGCCGTCAGGCTGCATCCACACACGGATACCTGCCAGCCACTAACATCCAATCACAGTGCTTGGTGCACGGTCTGTTATTATTGGTCAGATAATCTCAGTCCTCTAAACAGCTCAGGTGAGTCGTAAAGGTGTTATGAAGGAGTGAAGaccaaactgtttgtgtgtcacgCTGTAAACACTCTGTGCGGCTGACTCGCCGCTGCCCCCGCTGGACGTCAGGGGTGGGTGCAGTGACTGCGTGTCTCTGTCTCGTTTCTGCAGGAGGGGCGGACCTACGTGGGCAGAGAGGACGCGTCCACAGAGCAGGACATCAGTGAGTCATAACTGTAATGATGATGAGTGCAGAGGCTGATGGCGTTGCTGACCGTGATCTCGTTCCTCCTGCAGTCCTGCACGGTCTGGACCTGGAGAGCGAGCACTGCATGTTTGAGAACCAGAACGGGACGGTGACTCTGGTGCCGCTCGCCGGAGCTCAGTGTTCGGTCAACGGAGTCCAGGTGACGGCGCCGTCGCAGCTCAACCAGGGTGAGGCCCGTCTCCAGCTGTAGCGTGTTGCTCTGtctaaacagattttaaagGGCTGAAGGTAATGGAGGGCGTTGCCACAGTAACGTGATGCTTCAGCACGTGTTCGCTGTGCACAGACCAGGACACCTGGATCTCCGTCCGGAGGCGACACACCTTTACCTGAGAGATGCTCTTTGTTCTGTCGCTCTGATTTGAGTCGTCCGTTTCTGTCGTGTGCGGTTTTGTTTTCCAGGCGCCGTCATTCTGCTCGGCAGGACCAACATGTTTCGCTTCAACCATCCGAAGGAGGCGGCCAAGCTGCGGGAGAAACGAAAGGTGAGGGCGTGGCCTCAGTTTAGGTGTTGAAAGGTGTTTGAAGGTCTTTGGTGAACCTCACGAGGACGCCGTCTGCCTGTTTCAGAGTGGCCTTCTCTCCACGTTCAGCCTCTCCATGACCGATCTGTCCAAGTCCTGCGAGAACCTCTCCACTGTGATGCTGTACAACCCCGGGTGactgcacgcacacgcacacagaggGGGGTGAACATCAGCTTGAACTTCTCGGCTCCATCAGGAGCTTCATGCAGTGGCTGCTGATGGAGCGATGATGTCACACACCAGCTGACCTTTAACCTGTCGGCTCGGAGAGCACAGGCTGTGATTTCTGATTGTGCGACTCTGCAAACAGAGCAGTGACTGCATCATGCGCGCCTCCTCGCTCTGTCCTCCACACTGAGTGGGAGTCCGTGTGAAGCGGACGGCCGCGCCTCCTCCCGATGGAGGAGGAGCCTCCGCCTTACATCACTGAAAGAATCTATCATTACTTCAGTCCATGAgcttaaataaaataacaacaccATCAGGAAGCTGCTCTGCATGAAGCTGTTTCTCCATTATTCAGCCAAACTTCCAGTCTGCAGATCTCTCGCTGCCATCACCACACGGGCGCTGCACGCACGCTGCCGTGTCCGAGCGTCAGGGGAAGTTTCTGAGCTCGCTTTTAGACACGAGCCGATGCACGGCGCCATAACGCCGTACAGACTTCAAACGGCGTGAGAGCGCTCAGACGACCGAGGTTTGATGAGTCAGCAGGTCATCGGCTGCTCCAGCAGCGAGTTCAGGGCTGCAGATTAGCGCGGCGTGCTTCACGTCGTctagatgtctgtgaaggttctcagtcatccaggtcatcgtagtcaaaggagcttgcagagaaaagcgtctggacttctgtaagttgcttgaagacgtttcaccttcatccgagaagcttcttcagttctaaggtcaaatggtggagagtcccagatataaacctagtgggagtttccccccacagagggacaaaaggaccccctgatgattatagatgccatctataatccagttttgagatcccttcccagacgccttaacgcccactcacatcctgggccatctgacctcaggaattcgcatgataaggtggggccaggtttcacaatgaacacacccgaaactctggctgattgtgacccacacccagtttcacaccttggctcaggcgattagaggatcatcagggggtccttttgtccctctgtggggggaaactcccactaggtttatatctgggactctccaccatttcaccttagaactgaagaagcttctcggatgagaggtgaaacgtcttcaagcaacttaaagaagtccagacgcttctctttgcaagctcctttgacttcacGTCGTCTAATTTTACTCACGTCGTACGATGATTAAAGTAATTAAACAGTCAGGAACAGCTGAAGTGAGCTCAGCTCGGTCGGCCACACCTCTCCGACTCTCCGAGCGTCTCTAACGCGGAGACGTCCGCTGAGCTCGCCGCCCTCGACTGACATCCTCTGCAGAGGTCTGATCCTTAACCCCGCGACGCGCCGCAGACGCCGACCAATCGTTCTTCTCGTTGCTGTGAGTCATGGCTGAATATCGACACCCCGCTCTGTACAGTTTGTTACAGTCATGTTATATTTTAAGCAGCTCCAGCGGTTCCAGGAGGGAACGCCCGTTATTTCTAATAAGTCTGAAGACGAAGTCGCCTGACACACCTGAGGAGTAGCTAAAGGAGGGCAGGGAGTTTCTGTCGTGCTGTGATTGAAGGATGTAACTGTGTCCCTGTCCCGTTCACAGTCTCTTCACTGAGAAGGGCCCCGTCTTCCTCAGGTAGACTCAGCCGTGCACTTCCTGTCTAACTGTCCCGTTTTGACCCAAAGACGTGTGTCGACTCGTCCCGTGCCTCCTCACCTCCACCCTCACTGTCTGCTTCATCCATGCTGTTTATTTGCTCACCAGCTTCCTGCTTCTGTCCCGCTGTGAGGTTAGACGTGTCGCCGCCTGCCGTCTCATCCCAAGCTGTTTGTCTGACGTGCTGCCGCCGCtcgactgtgtgtgtttgtgcgtttgGGCGCTCCGAGGAAGCTGACGGAGGTGTGTTGTTTCCTAGGTTGGAGTTTGAGCGACAGCAGCGAGAAGAGCTGGAGAAGCTGGAGATGAAGAGGTACGTGTCCGCCCACCTGAAGAccagctctctgattggtggagcTCGGGCGGCTCGGGTGacgtttgctttgttttgttcccGCAGGAGGCTGATCAAAGAGATGGAGGCCAAGCAGCAGAGCGAGAAGGCGGAGCTGGAGCGCCTCCAGCAGGAGGTGGAGAGTCAGCGCAAGGAGTCCGAGGAGGTGCAGCAGCGGATCCTCCGCCAGGAGGAGAGCCTCCACCGCCGCAGCCAGGACATTGAGAGCCGGCTGCGAGACTTCCTGGCTGAGAAGGAGCGCTTCGAGGAGGAGAGGCGCTCCGAGATCAATGAGGTGGATCTCCAACGGAGGCGACGGCGGAAGGAGCCGCAGGAGCACGAGGCGGACCGTGCGGAGGAGCAGGACGAGCAGCAGCGGAGGCACCAGGAGGCGGCAGAGCAGACGGAGATCTACCGCGAGCTGGAGCGGCTGAAGAGGGAGCGCGAGGAGCAGCGGGTGCGTCTGGAGACGGAGCGGCGGCGGCTGGAGGAGCAGGAGCGCGAGCAGCTGAGTCTGGTGGGGCGGCTGGAGGAGCAGCTGAGGGAGAAACACGAAGCTGCCACCGCCCTGCTGACCCGGGAGGACGCCCGCCGCCtggaggaggagcagcaggCGCTGACAGAGATCAGAGAAGCCCTCCTCTGCGCCAAAGAGGCCGCCGAGCGGCCGGACGTGGAGGATGCTGGCGAGGAGGCGCGGGCCGCCCAGAGCCGCTACGCCGACTTCAAGGCGGCTCAGGTGAAGGAGCTGGACCTGCTGGAGGAGGGGCTGCGGCAGCAAAGGGAGCGCCTGGAGAAGGAGGTTGCCGCCGAGCGTGGCGCCCTGCTGCTCCTCACCCACGGCCTGAGAGAGCGCCAGCAGCACCTGAAGGAGACGCAGGAGAAGGGAGCGCAGGACGCCACCGCTGTCTGCCACGAGGAGCAGCTCCTCCGACAGGCGGAgcacaggctgcagctgaaGGAGCGACAGCTCGCCAACCTCGCCAACGGCCTCCTCCCCGCCCTCGCCGAGGAGAAGCAGAGAGCCTCGGAGCTGCTGGAGCGCAGCGGCAACGGGAACTGCGACCGATCTCCGGGGCTCGACAACACGCTGTTCCAGGTGGAGAAGGAGCTGGAGGACAAAGAGGAGAAGCTGAGCCTCCATTGGCACAGCGCCCGgcagctccagcagctccagGAGACCTACGAGTTCACGGCCAACGTGGCGCGGCAGGAGGAGAAGGTGAGGAGGAAGGAGAAGGAGATCCTGGAGTCAAAGGAGAAGCAGCAGAGGGAGGCGATGGAGCAGGCCGTGGCCCGGCTGGAGAGGAGGCACTCCGCCCTGAGGCGAAGCGTCTCCCTCGAGCCTGACTCCGAGGAGCAGAGGAGCAAGAGCTCTGTCGCCAGGACCCCCAGGACGGGGGCGGAGCTGGACCAGCAGAGGTTTCTATGGAAACGGTTTCCGAAAGGAACCGGTTTAATCCGGCAGttgcacattttatttattcttgctggggcttttattttgaaggctcaCTGTGTGTTTCGTGTCCAGAGTGCAGCGCGAGATCCAGAAGCTGCGGCAGCGAATCAGCGAGGGCGACGACACCAGCCGGACGCACTCCATCAGCAGCGACGAACGGGTGGGTCACGGCGGCTCGCCCGCCACTCACATCCAGGGTCTGAACACGCTGCTGCCGCTGTCCGACGACAGGTACGCCACACCAAGCCCCGCCTCACTCTGCAAGGACCGCCTCCCCgtgttcactgtgtgtgtgtgtgtgtgtgcgccctGCAGGATAAACGCCTACATTGAAGAGGAAGTCCAGCGGCGGCTACGCAAGATGAACCTCCTGAACGGCAGCAGCATGGATCTGTCTCTGTCCACAGAATCACTGCGAGTAAGAGGCACCACACTCTTCATCACAGCCCACATTTAACCTGCCGAGCACCGGGGAACGGCGGTCGACACGTCCTCTGATTGGGTTGTTGCACAAATCTGATCCAGGCGCCTCGAGGCGCTTCATCCCCACCGCCGACACTCGTTTTCAGAGTAACCACTGACCTTCAGGCTGATTCATTCAGCTTTTACTCTGAAATTCTGATTGGCAGCGTTATTGATTAATTGTCAGGTTGATCAGAATTCAGCTTTGAAAAGCCTGAAAAGTCAAATAAAGGTTTTCAGTCCAGCGGCTCTATTGTCATTCCAACCATGTGCAGTGAGACGGGAGCACGACGCAGTCGTGTAGtagaacagtgtgtgtgtgtgtgtgtgtgagtgtgtgtgcgtgtgtgtgtgtgcgtgtgtgtgtgtgagtgtgtgtgagtgtgtgtgagtgtgtgtgagtgtgtgcgtgtgtgtgtgtgtgtgtgtgagtgcgtgtgtgtgtgtgtgagtgcgtgtgtgtgtgtgagtgcgtgtgtgtgtgtgagtgtgtgtgtgtgtgtgtgtgtgtgtgtgagtgcgtgtgtgtgagtgtgtgtgtgtgtgtgtgtgtgtgtgtgagtgtgtgtgtgtgtgtgagtgtgtgtgtgtgagtgtgcgtgtgtgtgagtgtgcgtgtgtgtgcgtgtgcgtgtgtgtgtgagtgtgtgtgtgtgtgtgtgtgtgtgtgcgtgtgtgtgtgagtgtgtgcgtgtgtgtgagtgtgtgcgtgtgcgcgtgtgtgtgagtgtgtgtgtgtgtgtgtgtgtctgtgagtgtgcgtgtgtgtgagtgtgtgtgtgtgtgtgtgtgtgtgagtgtgtgtgtgtgtgtctgtgagtgtgcgtgtgtgtgagtgtgtgtgtgtgagtgtgtgtgtgtgtgtgtgtgtgtgtgtctgtgagtgtgcgtgtgtgtgagtgtgtgtgtgtgagtgtgtgtgtgtgagtgtgagtgtgtgcgtgtgcgcgtgtgtgtgagtgtgtgcgtgtgagtgcgtgtgtgtgtgtgtgtgtgtctgtgagtgtgcgtgtgtgtgagtgtgtgtgtgtgtgtgagtgtgtgtgtgtgtgtgtgtgtgtgagcgtgtgcgtgtgtgtgtgtgtgtgtgtctgtgagtgtgcgtgtctgtgagtgtgcgtgtgtgtgagtgtgtgtgtgtgtgtgtgtgtgagtgtgtgtgtgtgtgtctgtgagtgtgagtgagtgtgtgtgtgtgtgtgtgtgtgtgtgtgtgtgtgtgtgagcgtgtgcgtgtgtgagtgtgtgtgtgtctgtgagtgtgtgcgtgtgtgtgagtgcgtgtgtgtgtgtgtctgtgagtgtgagtgtgtgtgtgtgtgtgtgtgtgtgagtgtgtgtgtgtctgtgagtgtgtgcgtgtgtgtgagtgcgtgtgtgtgtgtgtgtctgtgagtgtgtgcgtgtgtgtgagtgtgtgtgtgtgtgtgtgtgtgtctgtgagtgtgcgtgtgtgtgagtgtgtgtgtgtgtgtgtgtgtgtgagtgtgtgtgtgtctgtgagtgtgtgcgtgtgtgtgagtgtgtgtgtgtgtgtgtgtgtgtgagtgtgtgtgtgtctgtgagtgtgtgcgtgtgtgtgtgtgtgtgtgtgtctgtgagtgtgcgtgtgtgtgagtgtgtgtgtgtgtgtgtgtgtgtgtctgtgagtgtgtgcgtgtgtgtgagtgcgtgtgtgtgtgtgtgtgtgtgagtgtgtgtgtgtgtgtgtgtgtctgtgagtgtgcgtgtgtgtgagtgtgtgtgtgtctgtgagtgtgtgtgcgtgtgtgtgtgtgtctgtgagtgtgtgtgtgtctgtgagtgtgtgtgcgtgtgtgtgtgtgtctgtgagtgtgtgtgtgtctgtgagtgtgtgcgtgtgtgtgagtgcgtgtgtgtgtgtgtgtgtgtgtgagtgtgtgtgtgtgtgtgtgtgtgtgtctgtgagtgtgcgtgtgtgtgtgcgtgtgtgagtgtgtgtgtgtctgtgagtgtgtgcgtgtgtgtgagtgcgtgtgtgtgtgtgtgtgtgtgtgagtgtgtgtgtgtgtgtgtgtgtctgtgagtgtgagtgtgtgtgtgtgtgtgtgtgtgtgtgtgcgcgtgcgtgtgtgtgtctgtgcctgtgtgcgtgtgagtgtgcgtgcgtgtgtgtgtgtgtgtgtgtgtgtgtgtgtctgtgagtgcgtgtgtgtgtgagtgcgtgtgtgtgtgtgtctgtgagtgtgagtgtgtgtgagtgcgtgcgtgcgtgtgtgtgtgtgagtgtgtgtgtctgtgcctgtgtgtgtgtgcgtgtgtgagtgtgtgtgcgtgtgtgagtgtgtgtgcgtgtgtgagtgtgcgtgagtgtgtgagtgtgagtgtgtgagtgtgtgtgtgagtgcgtgtgagtgtgcgtgcgtgtgtgtgtgtgtgtgagtgtgtgtgtgtgtgtgtgcgcgtgcgtgtgtgtgtctgtgcctgtgtgtgtgcgtgtgagtgtgtgtgtgtgtgtgtgcgtgtgtgtgcgtgtgcgtgtgtgagtgtgagtgtgtgtgtgcgtgtgtgagtgtgcgtgcgtgtgagtgtgtgagtgtgcgtgcgtgtgtgtgtgtgtgagtgtgtgtgcgcgtgcgtgtgtgtgtgcgtgcgtgtgtgtgtgtgagtgtgtgtgtgcgtgtgtgtgagtgtgtgtgtgcgcgcgtgcgtgtgtgtgtgtgtgtgcgtgcgtgtgtgtgtctgtgagtgtgagtgtgtgtgtgtgtgtgtgagtgtgtgtgtgtctgtgagtgtgtgcgtgtgtgtgagtgcgtgtgtgtgagtgcgtgtgtgtgagtgcgtgtgtgtgtgtgtgtctgtgagtgtgtgcgtgtgtgtgagtgtgtgtctgtgagtgtgcgtgtgtgtgagtgtgtgtgtgtgtgagtgtgtgtgtgtctgtgagtgtgtgcgtgtgtgtgagtgtgtgtgtgtgtgtgtgtgtgtgagtgtgtgtgtgtctgtgagtgtgtgcgtgtgtgtgtgtgtgtgtgtgtgtgtctgtgagtgtgcgtgtgtgtgagtgtgtgtgtgtgtgtgtgtgtgtgtgtgtgtgtgtgtgtgtgtctgtgagtgtgtgcgtgtgtgtgtgtctgtgagtgtgtgcgtgtgtgtgagtgcgtgtgtgtgtgtgtgtgtgtgagtgtgtgtgtgtgtgtgtgtgtctgtgagtgtgcgtgtgtgtgagtgtgtgtgtgtctgtgagtgtgtgcgtgtgtgtgtgtgtgtgtgtgtctgtgagtgtgcgtgtgtgtgagtgtgtgtgtgtgtgtgtgtgtgtctgtgagtgtgtgcgtgtgtgtgagtgcgtgtgtgtgtgtgtgtgtgtgagtgtgtgtgtgtgtgtgtgtgtgtgtctgtgagtgtgcgtgtgtgtgagtgtgtgtgtgtctgtgagtgtgtgtgcgtgtgtgtgtgtgtctgtgagtgtgtgtgtgtctgtgagtgtgtgtgcgtgtgtgtgtgtgtctgtgagtgtgtgtgtgtctgtgagtgtgtgcgtgtgtgtgagtgcgtgtgtgtgtgtgtgtgtgtgagtgcgtgtgtgtgtgtgtgtgtgtgagtgtgtgtgtgtgtgtgtgtgtctgtgagtgtgcgtgtgtgtgtgcgtgtgtgagtgtgtgtgtgtctgtgagtgtgtgcgtgtgtgtgtgcgtgtgtgtgtgtgtgtgtgtgtgagtgtgtgtgtgtgagtgtgtgcgtgtgagtgtgcgtgcgtgtgtgtgtgtgtgtgtgtgtgtgtgtgtctgtgagtgcgtgtgtgtgtgagtgcgtgtgtgtgtgtgtctgtgagtgtgagtgtgtgtgagtgcgtgcgtgcgtgtgtgtgtgtgagtgtgtgtgtctgtgcctgtgtgtgtgtgcgtgtgtgagtgtgtgtgcgtgtgtgagtgtgtgtgcgtgtgtgagtgtgcgtgagtgtgtgagtgtgagtgtgtgagtgtgtgtgtgagtgcgtgtgagtgtgcgtgcgtgtgtgtgtgtgtgtgtgagtgtgtgtgtgtgtgtgtgcgcgtgcgtgtgtgtgtctgtgcctgtgtgtgtgcgtgtgagtgtgtgtgtgtgtgtgtgcgtgtgtgtgcgtgtgtgagtgtgagtgtgtgtgtgcgtgtgtgagtgtgcgtgcgtgtgtgtgtgtgagtgtgtgtgtgcgtgtgtgtgagtgtgtgtgtgcgcgcgtgcgtgtgtgtgtgtgtgtgcgtgcgtgtgtgtgagtgtgtgtgagtgtgtgtgtgtgcgtgcgtgtgtgtgtgtgtgtgcgtgtgtgtgagtgtgcgtgcgtgtgagtgtgtgagtgtgcgtgcgtgtgagtgtgtgagtgtgcgtgtgtgtgtgcgtgtgtgtgagtgtgtgtgtgcgcgcgtgcgtgtgtgtgtgtgtgtgcgtgcgtgtgtgtgagtgtgtgtgagtgtgtgtgtgtgcgtgcgtgtgtgtgtgtgtgtgcgtgtgtgtgtgtgtgcgtgcgtgtgtgtgtgtgtgtgcgtgcgtgagagtgtgtgtgtgtgcgtgtgtgtgtgtgtgtgcgtgcgtgtgtctgtgtgtgtgcgtgcgtgtgtgtgtgtgtgtgcgtgtgtgtgtgtgtgtgcgtgcgtgagagtgtgtgtgtgtgcgtgtgtgtgtgtgtgcgtgcgtgtgtgtgtgtgtgtgcgtgcgtgtgtgtgtgtgagtgtgtgtgtgtgcgtgcgtgtgtgtgtgtgtgtgcgtgtgtgtgtgtgtgcgtgcgtgtgtgtgtgtgtgcgtgcgtgagagtgtgtgtgcgtgcgtgagagtgtgtgtgtgtctgtgtgtgtgtgtgcgtgtgtgtatgtgtgtgcgtgtgtgtatgtgtgtgcgtgtgtgcgtgcgtgtgtgtgtgtgtgtgcgtgcgtgtgtctgtgtgtgtgcgtgcgtgtgtgtgtgtgtgtgcgtgcgtgtgtctgtgtgtgagtgcgtgcgtgcgtgtgtgtgtgcgtgcgtgcgtgcgtgtgtgcgtgtgtgtgtgacggTCTGGGTCTCCACGCTGCTCTCCAGCATGTGTTTTCTGTCGTGTGATTAAACATTGAGGGATTGTGTTGCTGCAGAGTTTGTAGTGTTTGCTTCTTGCTGTCGTCTCCAGTAAAGTTCGGATGAATAAATCCAGGTTTTCTCTGTAGAACTGATGTTTAGCTCTTTGAccctgcaggaggaggaggaggttagCGACTGTAGCTCTGTTAGATTGACAGATGAGGTAAGACCAGGATCCTCCAGCCTTCATTCCCACCATCAGACTTTTCCTGCTCTCTAATCTGCACGAGTCCCCAGATGTGCTTTGATTTCCTCTCTCCCTGGCTTTCATTTATCCTGGGTTTATTTCCTGTCATCATAAATAATGACTATGAACGAACACGATGCTTTTTACTTTGTCCACATTATGTTTGGAGACActgaagtttatttttattgttttcaggAGGATGAAAAGCTCCCGAACATTAATCCGAGGAAGCTCAAGTATCAGGTAAGACCAGGGTCGAATCCTGCCGCGTTATTAAGGCGCGGTTCTTTATCTCTGCATCGTGTTCCAGATGTGCCTCATGCATGCCCTTAATTTAATCAGACTATCCTGAGGTGATAAAtatgcttttaatttgaaaggaGACAGAGAATGGGCTTTCTCTTTAAATGTTCGATGACAAACAGAGAAGCTCCGAATGTTCCAGCTGCAGCGTTTAACCCAGAGGTTCAGCTGAGGGTTCGAGGGATTAGTGTTTATCTTTTTTAACCCTGTCGTCGCCAGCTTGGCTTAGTGAAATATAGAAGATCACACGGTGTCGCCAAAACTGGGCGTGTCCTCAGAGGTCTGTGTTCCCTGGAAGATCCTTTCACTTTAACGCGAAGCAGGCTTCATGTCAATACAGTTTGACACTTCAGATGCTCACCTGTAGTTCTGTTCATACTcactatataaaagatggacgtagaCCACCTCGgttagttttttaaatgaatcaatgAACGTATTTATTTTTGAGCCTCAGACGGAGCATTCTTGCTGTTTCCATCTTGGTCTTTTGAAACCAGATGTGATGACCGAGCTCGTAGGTTCACAGCTGTCCGTCACAGTTTAGACCCGCCCAGAATCAGCCCTGACTGATTCTCAGCGTCTAAAACGAACCTCCTGAAACCAGAAACTGAGACGATAAAACTGTACAAGTGTAGGAGAAGATTCCAGCTAGatgagtcgccccctgctggccacttTAGCTTCGTGTCAGCTAGCTTTGCTGGCTGAACGTTTTTTTAGAAGACTGCGTTGTGCATGTAATCCTAGAGTAGGAGTTGGTACCAGTTAAACCAGTTTCAGCTTAAACATCATAGGGAAACCCTGCAGCTGGTTTATCTTTGTATTTTTGGGAGAACGGAAAGCTCACTCTCTGCTTTATGATGGTCAACCAAAGCATGGGAAGCAGAAATGATCAGAGTATCCAAACGTCTTTCCTTTCAAACTGTGCAAACTTGGGTAAAACAGTATTTGCAGATGATTTTAGTCAAAGCTGAGATGAGCTGACGACCTTTGCCCCTGGAAGTGAACTGTTTGCAAATGCTTTTCTGCCTGTGTTTGAGTTTCAAACCTTTCGGAAAGAAGTTTTCGTGCACTTGTCAATTTAATTTGCATGACAAACTTTCACCTTATTGATTTAAATCACTTACATCCCACCTGTGCACCTGGTGATTGGAGGAACTGTAATTCTCAGTGGGTGGATTATGAACTTCAGCATAATTCCTAGAGCCTCCACCTTAGTCACGGACTCCACTCCCCCCCTTGTGCACACAGAGAGCCAGAGGGTCTAGCTTCCAGCATTCCCTGGAG
Coding sequences within:
- the kif16ba gene encoding kinesin-like protein KIF16B isoform X1 produces the protein MASVRVAVRVRPMNRREKDLMAKCIIEMEGTKTSITNLKISDGVLGDSVREHTKTFTYDFSYDSMDCKSATFVSQEKVFKDLGSDVLKAAFEGYNACVFAYGQTGSGKSYTMMGAPGDAGLIPRICEGLFSRISEATRWDEASFRTEVSYLEIYNERVRDLLRRKSTQTYNLRVREHPKGGPYVEDLSKHLVQNYGDVEELMEAGNINRTTASTGMNDVSSRSHAIFTINFTQAKFDAEMPSETLSKIHLVDLAGSERADATGATGVRLKEGGNINKSLVTLGNVISALADMSQGGVNTNLKKKSVFVPYRDSVLTWLLKDSLGGNSKTIMIATISPADVNYGETLSTLRYANRAKNIINKPTINEDANVRLIRELRAEIARLKALLVQGNQIALLDSPTALSMEEKLHQNEARVLELTKEWTNKWNETQNILKEETLALRKEGIGVVLDSELPHLIGIDDDLLSTGIILYHLKEGRTYVGREDASTEQDIILHGLDLESEHCMFENQNGTVTLVPLAGAQCSVNGVQVTAPSQLNQGAVILLGRTNMFRFNHPKEAAKLREKRKSGLLSTFSLSMTDLSKSCENLSTVMLYNPGLFTEKGPVFLRLEFERQQREELEKLEMKRRLIKEMEAKQQSEKAELERLQQEVESQRKESEEVQQRILRQEESLHRRSQDIESRLRDFLAEKERFEEERRSEINEVDLQRRRRRKEPQEHEADRAEEQDEQQRRHQEAAEQTEIYRELERLKREREEQRVRLETERRRLEEQEREQLSLVGRLEEQLREKHEAATALLTREDARRLEEEQQALTEIREALLCAKEAAERPDVEDAGEEARAAQSRYADFKAAQVKELDLLEEGLRQQRERLEKEVAAERGALLLLTHGLRERQQHLKETQEKGAQDATAVCHEEQLLRQAEHRLQLKERQLANLANGLLPALAEEKQRASELLERSGNGNCDRSPGLDNTLFQVEKELEDKEEKLSLHWHSARQLQQLQETYEFTANVARQEEKVRRKEKEILESKEKQQREAMEQAVARLERRHSALRRSVSLEPDSEEQRSKSSVARTPRTGAELDQQRVQREIQKLRQRISEGDDTSRTHSISSDERVGHGGSPATHIQGLNTLLPLSDDRINAYIEEEVQRRLRKMNLLNGSSMDLSLSTESLREEEEVSDCSSVRLTDEEDEKLPNINPRKLKYQRARGSSFQHSLEFEAVCPNVHKNMSEEPERGLVQIQREETQKSTDIEKVEVPENNDLSKGEVGRAVCDLNCLNAEHKIEQEVHPDQHSNRSDGSDSTCCVDDDRGEKQEVHDGRSFSNSEEKVESQTCDSGRAGETKPPTDHSSKSRSFNSGYISSVVQWLQVSQQQMMGSFIGQTKPELDAEAEKVTANKSFVFGYFADKLSEVCKDAGRKLQGTRDIIRNVQAGDMKVVLPQYVSTISKELPLIHQTRLHQEPNPSIAAEHKGTSVDLSKDCVLRLPQNRGAPPIPNISGWPEGSVSSSRVTSPEVFHQRLVELPAVLSELQTFSSQRILEELESLAPWENFGKVLSLFWLRAANCKKPIPKPACLLLSETDLIILSARTDSTNMLTIFHRFKLQEIREVQISLAGQHIRLTGCTEDTVLAIFTYSKELTQDFCRALLNALFPEKIPEETERQPLLSADLMVISLDWTSRVPDVILDSGLHITSRFKRVLADLLYIIHGNIDGPGKPSLANVRPLLYTSVKVKNSTCVHGDTISQFLLTDTHVALLREDGVFHPVPRGSSLVPTHPQFQGVKLRKRSDIRCLLVKKTDTCVVVDFVFMKPKSQTVKREVQFRRGAADLPSDRGPCESWKLCFGCSSEAQTLINHLCT